In Drosophila santomea strain STO CAGO 1482 chromosome 2L, Prin_Dsan_1.1, whole genome shotgun sequence, a single window of DNA contains:
- the LOC120443863 gene encoding uncharacterized protein LOC120443863 isoform X1: MYSTEALRAHRGPHFSVDRRRSSRVAVVAGRWLRTYNPNVGVCRRPISPHYGSYAPDGTRMGVLVELLKDATRRSQLDELLLLVAPGSSSHSQKIHCFEKETRHHLGMMPTTESEVDILREYEDMLQYQLRFTNQYCCVKRMTCDRQIIARFFDRSCGGMETEVHPLFESFPNFSYPATAPREFSSVGIQVQMSKPQIRALWKPKIPVHLRNLECIRRSQRILSLTNFRKRSRPFL, from the coding sequence ATGTACAGTACAGAGGCGTTAAGAGCACACAGGGGGCCGCACTTTTCGGTGgacaggagaaggagcagcagaGTGGCAGTGGTCGCTGGCCGCTGGTTAAGGACGTACAATCCGAATGTGGGCGTGTGTAGGCGACCCATTAGCCCGCACTACGGTAGCTATGCTCCAGATGGCACCCGCATGGGTGTCCTGGTGGAGCTGCTCAAGGATGCAACCCGCAGGTCGCAGCTGGACGAACTACTGCTGCTGGTTGCACCCGGAAGTAGCTCGCATTCGCAGAAGATTCACTGCTTCGAGAAGGAGACGCGGCACCATCTCGGAATGATGCCCACTACGGAATCGGAGGTGGACATTCTGAGGGAGTACGAGGATATGCTCCAGTACCAGCTGAGGTTCACCAATCAGTACTGCTGCGTGAAGCGAATGACCTGCGACCGGCAAATCATTGCGAGATTCTTCGATCGCAGTTGTGGTGGCATGGAAACCGAGGTGCATCCACTCTTTGAGAGCTTTCCGAACTTCAGTTACCCTGCAACGGCGCCCAGGGAGTTCAGCAGTGTTGGGATCCAGGTGCAGATGAGCAAACCGCAGATCAGGGCTTTGTGGAAACCCAAGATACCTGTTCACCTGCGAAATCTGGAATGCATACGACGATCGCAAAGGATTCTGTCACTGACGAACTTTAGGAAGCGCTCCCGACCTTTCCTGTAG